A genomic segment from Candidatus Eisenbacteria bacterium encodes:
- a CDS encoding enoyl-CoA hydratase-related protein produces MTIQTGLADGIATLTLDHPPLNVLTLALVRELRRSLAGLAQEPELRAVLIAAEGKHFSAGADVGEHLPPVYREMIPEFVQTLEALASFPVPVIAAVRGRCLGGGFELAQCADVIVAGESASFGQPEIVLGVTAPVACALLPRRGGPGAAAELLFGGDAIPARRAADLGLVQRVVPDEQVESEARALAQRFARHSAAALRATKKTLLAAADGPRADALRAAQDIYLEELMETEDALEGLHSFVEKRSPSWRHR; encoded by the coding sequence ATGACGATCCAGACCGGACTCGCCGACGGAATCGCGACGCTCACGCTGGACCACCCGCCGCTGAACGTGCTCACCCTGGCGCTCGTGCGGGAGCTGCGCCGGTCGCTCGCCGGCCTCGCCCAGGAGCCCGAGCTTCGCGCGGTCCTGATCGCCGCCGAGGGGAAGCACTTCTCCGCGGGCGCCGACGTCGGCGAGCACCTGCCTCCGGTCTACCGGGAGATGATTCCGGAGTTCGTGCAGACGCTCGAGGCGCTGGCCTCGTTTCCCGTGCCGGTGATCGCCGCGGTTCGCGGACGGTGCCTGGGAGGCGGATTCGAGCTGGCCCAGTGCGCCGACGTGATCGTCGCCGGCGAGAGCGCCTCGTTCGGACAGCCGGAGATCGTGCTCGGGGTGACCGCCCCGGTGGCATGCGCGCTCCTGCCGAGAAGAGGCGGCCCGGGCGCCGCGGCGGAGCTCCTGTTCGGAGGCGACGCGATCCCGGCACGGCGCGCGGCGGATCTCGGGCTCGTGCAGCGGGTGGTTCCGGACGAGCAGGTCGAGTCGGAAGCTCGCGCGCTGGCGCAGCGGTTCGCGCGCCACAGCGCCGCGGCCCTGCGCGCCACGAAGAAGACGCTCCTCGCCGCCGCCGACGGGCCCCGAGCCGACGCGCTACGCGCCGCACAGGACATCTATCTGGAAGAGCTGATGGAGACGGAGGACGCGCTCGAAGGGCTCCATTCCTTCGTGGAGAAGCGGTCTCCGAGCTGGAGACATCGATGA
- the fabG gene encoding 3-oxoacyl-ACP reductase FabG, with protein sequence MDYGLRDRTAIVTGGASGIGAAAAVALAREGCDVAIVDCRAAADAAPVVREIESLGRRALVIRADVRDSEAAARGLQDVASWSGGPDILVYGAGINDDAVSWKMTLPQWDDVIAVNLTGCFHWNRAVGAVLRGRRWGRIVNIASINGLRGKFGQANYAASKGGVVALTKTLARELGAYGVTVNAVAPGLVRTPMVGSMPPEAVAASVDETLVGRMAEPEDCAAAITFLCSEPARHVTGQVLRVDGGQYL encoded by the coding sequence GTGGACTACGGGCTGCGTGATCGCACCGCGATCGTGACCGGGGGCGCGTCCGGGATCGGCGCGGCGGCTGCCGTCGCCCTGGCCCGCGAGGGATGCGACGTGGCGATCGTGGACTGCCGCGCGGCAGCCGACGCCGCTCCCGTCGTGCGCGAGATCGAGTCCCTGGGACGGCGGGCTCTCGTGATCCGGGCCGACGTGCGCGACTCGGAGGCGGCCGCGCGGGGCCTCCAGGACGTCGCGTCCTGGAGCGGCGGCCCCGACATCCTCGTCTACGGCGCGGGAATCAACGACGACGCGGTGAGCTGGAAGATGACGCTTCCCCAGTGGGACGACGTGATCGCCGTCAACCTGACGGGATGCTTCCACTGGAACCGCGCCGTGGGGGCCGTGCTCCGCGGACGGCGCTGGGGACGGATCGTGAACATCGCCTCGATCAACGGCCTGCGCGGGAAGTTCGGCCAGGCGAACTACGCGGCGTCCAAGGGAGGCGTGGTCGCGCTCACGAAGACGCTCGCCCGCGAGCTGGGCGCCTACGGGGTGACCGTGAACGCGGTGGCCCCGGGTCTCGTGCGCACGCCGATGGTGGGTTCGATGCCGCCGGAGGCCGTCGCGGCCTCGGTGGACGAAACGCTCGTCGGCCGCATGGCCGAGCCCGAGGACTGCGCGGCGGCGATCACGTTCCTCTGCTCCGAGCCGGCGAGGCACGTGACCGGCCAGGTGCTGAGGGTGGACGGGGGCCAGTATCTCTGA
- the oah gene encoding 6-oxocyclohex-1-ene-1-carbonyl-CoA hydratase, whose amino-acid sequence MLKNHALVENHRYTHIRYELRPASAPDGRPAEGLFHAWIVLDNPAQLNSYTTDMAREVGLALRQASMDRRVVCCVLTATGDRAFCTGGNTKEYAEYYAGNPQEYKQYMRVFNDMIDGILRCDKPVINRVNGIRIAGGQEIGMACDFSIAVDTARFGQAGPKHGSAPDGGSTDFLPLYVGFGHAMESAVLCETWSAHKACFLGLINQVVPVLKVDGRWIPNPLVVTDRFLDEFGRLVYGDFRTGPDVAAAKETMAQATSDLSLLDAAVESLCARIVMLMPDCVSKTVASVRKHKQLHWDAHSGTNRDWLALNMMTEARVGFRAFHEGPKDHREVDFIRLRQLLAQGHPWDEELERAISPRQPHAATR is encoded by the coding sequence ATGCTGAAGAATCACGCTCTGGTGGAGAATCACCGCTACACCCACATCCGGTACGAGCTGCGTCCGGCGTCCGCTCCGGACGGCCGTCCCGCGGAAGGGCTCTTCCACGCCTGGATCGTCCTGGACAATCCCGCGCAGCTCAACAGCTACACGACCGACATGGCCCGCGAGGTCGGTCTCGCGCTGCGGCAGGCCAGCATGGACCGGCGCGTCGTCTGCTGCGTCCTCACGGCGACCGGGGATCGGGCGTTCTGCACCGGCGGGAACACGAAGGAGTACGCCGAGTACTACGCGGGCAACCCGCAGGAATACAAGCAGTACATGCGTGTGTTCAACGACATGATCGACGGGATCCTCCGCTGCGACAAGCCGGTCATCAACCGCGTGAACGGCATCCGTATCGCCGGAGGGCAGGAAATCGGCATGGCGTGCGACTTCAGCATTGCGGTCGACACGGCACGCTTCGGCCAGGCGGGGCCCAAGCACGGCTCCGCGCCCGACGGCGGCTCGACCGATTTCCTGCCGCTCTACGTCGGGTTCGGCCACGCGATGGAGAGCGCCGTTCTCTGCGAGACGTGGAGCGCCCACAAGGCCTGCTTCCTCGGTCTCATCAACCAGGTCGTGCCGGTCCTGAAGGTGGACGGACGATGGATTCCCAATCCGCTGGTCGTCACCGACCGGTTCCTCGACGAGTTCGGCAGGCTCGTCTACGGCGACTTCCGGACGGGTCCCGACGTCGCCGCGGCGAAAGAGACGATGGCACAGGCAACCTCCGACCTCTCCCTCCTCGACGCGGCGGTGGAGAGCCTCTGCGCCAGGATCGTCATGCTCATGCCCGACTGCGTCTCCAAGACCGTTGCCAGCGTGCGCAAGCACAAGCAGCTCCACTGGGACGCCCACAGCGGCACGAACCGCGACTGGCTCGCGCTGAACATGATGACCGAGGCGCGGGTGGGATTCCGCGCGTTCCACGAGGGACCGAAGGACCACCGGGAAGTGGACTTCATCAGGCTTCGGCAGCTCCTGGCCCAGGGACATCCCTGGGACGAGGAGCTGGAGCGCGCGATCTCGCCACGGCAGCCGCACGCGGCGACCCGCTGA
- the had gene encoding 6-hydroxycyclohex-1-ene-1-carbonyl-CoA dehydrogenase gives MKAVRLTAADAPLELLDVPMPEPADEEVVVKVAGCGVCHTDIGFWRDGVPTRHALPLTLGHEISGVVTDASPAHRHLVGREVIVPSVIPCGACDLCRSGRGNACRRQVMPGNDLDGGFAEFLAVPGRGLCPVEDRGGYELSDLSVIADAVTTPYQAVVRSGLQPGDLAIVVGAGGVGGYAIQIAAALGAKVVAIDVDDERLQAIEAHGASLTLNSGSLDFRTLKKEIGARAKSWGCTEHAWKIFECSGSAGGQETAFGLLGYAGILLVIGFTLSKIEVRLSNLMAFDATVQGSWGCRPELYPDALRLVTSGRITLRPFVERHSLSEGPDVLRRVANHEIHRRAVLVPAGSHSD, from the coding sequence ATGAAGGCCGTGAGACTCACCGCGGCGGACGCGCCGCTCGAACTGCTGGACGTGCCGATGCCCGAGCCAGCCGACGAGGAAGTGGTCGTCAAGGTCGCGGGGTGCGGTGTCTGCCACACGGACATCGGCTTCTGGCGGGACGGAGTTCCGACCCGCCACGCCCTGCCGCTCACCCTGGGGCACGAGATCAGCGGCGTCGTGACGGACGCCTCGCCCGCGCATCGTCACCTCGTGGGCCGCGAAGTGATCGTCCCTTCGGTGATTCCCTGCGGCGCGTGCGACCTATGCCGATCCGGCCGCGGAAACGCCTGCCGGAGGCAGGTCATGCCCGGAAACGACCTGGACGGCGGGTTCGCCGAGTTCCTCGCGGTTCCGGGGCGAGGACTGTGCCCGGTGGAGGACCGCGGCGGCTACGAGCTCTCCGACCTCTCGGTCATCGCCGACGCGGTCACGACGCCGTACCAGGCGGTCGTCCGGAGCGGGCTCCAGCCGGGCGATCTCGCGATCGTGGTCGGCGCGGGAGGCGTGGGCGGCTACGCGATCCAGATCGCCGCCGCGCTCGGGGCGAAGGTCGTCGCGATCGACGTCGACGACGAGAGGCTCCAGGCGATCGAAGCGCACGGAGCATCGCTCACCCTGAACTCCGGCTCGCTCGACTTTCGGACGCTGAAGAAGGAGATCGGCGCCCGGGCGAAGTCCTGGGGATGTACCGAACATGCATGGAAGATCTTCGAATGCTCCGGAAGCGCCGGCGGGCAGGAGACCGCGTTCGGGCTCCTCGGGTACGCGGGAATTCTTCTGGTGATCGGATTCACGCTGTCGAAGATCGAGGTGCGCCTCAGCAACCTGATGGCGTTCGACGCGACCGTCCAGGGATCCTGGGGATGCAGGCCCGAGCTCTATCCGGACGCCCTTCGCCTCGTCACGTCCGGGCGGATCACCCTGAGGCCGTTCGTCGAGCGCCACTCCCTGAGCGAGGGACCGGACGTCCTGCGGCGGGTGGCGAACCACGAGATCCACCGGCGGGCCGTCCTGGTCCCGGCCGGGTCGCACTCGGACTGA
- a CDS encoding TetR/AcrR family transcriptional regulator: MNPIAPSEHVARKRTRRREAILHAALRAFRERGYHATTLEDIARRLDVRKTSLYYYFPDKESILYQCHRQSLLELNRILTEARSLATPRERLRHVIQEHVRVMTDTLEGSPLAFEVTAFSEERQAEIIAARDRYEREVRRFVEQGVQDGAFRSVDAKMTVFAILGAINWIARWYRPEGSLQAASLGEHFADHLLDGIRRVATNGRQR, translated from the coding sequence GTGAACCCAATCGCCCCATCCGAGCACGTGGCCAGAAAGCGAACACGCCGCCGGGAGGCCATCCTCCACGCGGCGCTCCGGGCCTTCCGCGAGCGCGGCTACCACGCCACGACCCTCGAGGACATCGCCCGCCGCCTGGACGTGCGCAAGACCTCGCTCTACTACTACTTCCCCGACAAGGAATCGATCCTCTACCAGTGTCACCGGCAGTCGCTCCTGGAGCTCAACCGCATCCTCACGGAAGCGCGCTCCCTCGCGACGCCCCGGGAGCGGCTGCGCCACGTCATCCAAGAGCACGTCCGGGTCATGACGGACACGCTCGAGGGCTCCCCTCTGGCCTTCGAGGTCACCGCCTTCTCCGAAGAGCGTCAGGCCGAGATCATCGCCGCGCGCGACCGGTACGAGCGCGAGGTGCGGCGATTCGTCGAGCAGGGAGTGCAGGACGGAGCGTTCCGCAGCGTGGACGCCAAGATGACGGTATTCGCGATTCTCGGCGCCATCAACTGGATCGCGCGCTGGTACCGCCCCGAAGGCTCGCTCCAGGCCGCCAGCCTCGGCGAGCACTTCGCCGATCACCTGCTGGACGGGATCCGACGCGTCGCGACCAACGGGAGGCAACGATGA